In Sporosarcina sp. PTS2304, a genomic segment contains:
- a CDS encoding GNAT family N-acetyltransferase, with protein MFVHKVTDEISLKLMRQKDAEELFNLVDQSREHLREWLPWVDSMKSSETYRPIITAWLQQFAEEDGFQAGVMYKGELVGFAGFHSIDYTNKQTSIGYWLAEAYQGKGIMTAVASSLVDYAFEQYDMHRIEIKCGADNEKSRGIPERLGFLEEGVIRDGEFLYDHFHDLIVYSMLEEDWKKRESEKNM; from the coding sequence ATGTTTGTTCATAAAGTGACAGATGAAATTTCCTTAAAATTAATGCGGCAAAAAGATGCTGAAGAATTATTTAATCTAGTAGACCAATCAAGGGAGCACTTGAGAGAGTGGTTGCCTTGGGTAGATTCCATGAAAAGTTCTGAAACGTATAGACCGATTATTACAGCATGGCTCCAGCAATTTGCTGAAGAAGACGGGTTTCAGGCTGGGGTTATGTACAAAGGAGAATTAGTAGGTTTCGCGGGATTTCATTCCATTGACTATACAAATAAACAGACGAGTATCGGCTACTGGTTGGCAGAGGCCTATCAAGGAAAAGGAATTATGACTGCTGTCGCCAGCTCGCTGGTCGATTATGCATTCGAACAATACGATATGCACAGAATTGAGATTAAATGCGGGGCAGATAATGAAAAAAGTCGTGGAATTCCTGAGCGTCTGGGATTCTTGGAAGAAGGAGTCATTCGTGATGGGGAATTTTTGTATGATCACTTTCACGATTTGATTGTGTACAGTATGTTGGAGGAAGACTGGAAAAAGCGTGAAAGTGAAAAAAATATGTAA
- a CDS encoding pentapeptide repeat-containing protein, translated as MKWNHPKISEQLITMTLEECIYEEEPFLQNCKIVGSRVDGETIERLNLTNAVVKNCSFQHAVLPDFFITDVRFENCDFSNADVTGVSIHRASFHNCKMLGVNFADARLTDVLFDECIGNLSAFVHNKWERIHFLKCQLQETDFFNCKMKNTRFEECSLDQASFDETPLKKVEINTSEFDSLTVSMKDLSGCIVSTRQAIQFASMIGLDIRDE; from the coding sequence ATGAAGTGGAATCATCCGAAAATATCGGAACAATTAATTACGATGACTTTAGAAGAGTGTATATATGAAGAAGAACCTTTCTTACAAAACTGTAAGATAGTAGGTTCACGAGTCGACGGTGAAACTATAGAACGTCTGAATCTAACCAATGCAGTAGTTAAAAACTGTAGTTTTCAGCATGCCGTATTACCTGATTTTTTCATTACAGATGTACGTTTTGAGAACTGTGATTTTTCCAATGCAGACGTAACGGGCGTTAGTATTCACCGCGCTAGTTTTCATAATTGCAAAATGCTTGGAGTGAATTTTGCAGATGCTAGACTAACGGATGTGTTGTTTGATGAATGTATTGGAAATTTAAGTGCTTTTGTTCATAATAAATGGGAACGAATACATTTCTTAAAATGCCAGCTACAAGAGACGGATTTTTTCAATTGTAAAATGAAGAATACACGTTTTGAAGAATGCTCGCTTGATCAGGCGAGTTTTGACGAGACGCCTTTAAAAAAAGTGGAAATCAATACATCTGAATTTGATAGCTTAACTGTTTCCATGAAAGATTTATCAGGTTGTATTGTCTCAACTCGACAAGCTATTCAATTTGCTTCTATGATCGGTTTGGATATAAGAGACGAGTAA
- a CDS encoding PAS domain-containing protein, which produces MIKRITDTVREQLVVEMLNSSRVGTLITDPSQEDNPIIQTNKTFETMTGYTSEEIIGRNCRFLQGEETDRATVLKIRKAIAEKKPITVVLKNYKKDGTLFWNRLNIRPVTIENELYFVGSQTDVSVQYRQIEELQTKDTEIEQLMLPIMKIFDNVAAVSLIGQMSEERFNLLITKLSDYVHTNDIDHIMVDVTGLYWQEETPIYRLVEVKEVLELMGSQLYLTGVSPILARKLAESKQYNQLLLTFASIQQAIHYIQSQ; this is translated from the coding sequence ATGATTAAACGGATAACAGACACAGTACGAGAACAATTAGTAGTAGAAATGCTTAATAGCAGTAGGGTTGGAACACTTATCACAGATCCCTCACAAGAGGATAACCCCATCATTCAAACGAATAAAACTTTTGAAACGATGACGGGTTATACAAGTGAAGAAATTATAGGGCGTAATTGCAGATTTCTTCAAGGAGAAGAGACTGATCGTGCAACGGTTTTAAAAATAAGAAAAGCTATCGCTGAAAAAAAGCCCATTACAGTCGTGCTGAAAAATTATAAAAAAGATGGAACGTTATTTTGGAACCGTCTAAATATTCGACCTGTAACTATTGAAAATGAACTATATTTTGTCGGGTCACAAACAGATGTCTCTGTTCAATATAGACAAATAGAAGAGCTACAAACGAAAGATACTGAAATTGAGCAATTGATGTTGCCGATCATGAAAATCTTTGATAATGTGGCTGCAGTATCGTTGATAGGTCAAATGAGCGAGGAACGTTTTAACTTGCTCATTACAAAGTTAAGCGACTATGTCCATACAAATGATATCGATCATATTATGGTAGATGTGACTGGATTGTATTGGCAGGAGGAAACACCGATCTATCGATTAGTAGAAGTAAAAGAAGTGCTTGAATTAATGGGTAGCCAACTATATCTGACAGGTGTATCACCTATACTAGCGAGAAAATTGGCTGAGTCAAAACAATACAATCAATTATTACTGACGTTTGCTAGTATCCAACAAGCCATTCATTATATCCAATCACAGTGA
- a CDS encoding ABC transporter ATP-binding protein: MAEHLIEVKNLKQYFNAGKPSEVRAIDDISFTIKRGETFGLVGESGCGKSTTGRTMIRLYDATAGQVLYDGVDVHAPKTKKESQLLNRKMQMIFQDPYASLNPRMKVLDIIAEGLDIHGLVKGKTARKQRVIELLETVGLNREHAERYPHEFSGGQRQRIGIARALAVEPEFIIADEPISALDVSIQAQVVNLLKELQEENGLTYLFIAHDLSMVKYISDRIGVMYFGKLVEMAPADELYRNPMHAYTKSLLSAIPLPDPIYERTRVRKPYSPNEHNYGLDDKVEFREIAPEHFVLCSEKEFVQMQATRVN, translated from the coding sequence ATGGCGGAACATTTAATTGAAGTAAAGAATTTAAAACAATATTTCAATGCAGGTAAACCTTCCGAAGTTCGAGCAATTGATGATATTAGTTTTACGATTAAACGTGGCGAAACTTTCGGTTTAGTAGGAGAGTCAGGTTGTGGAAAATCTACTACAGGCAGAACGATGATACGTTTGTATGATGCGACAGCTGGTCAAGTGCTATATGACGGAGTAGATGTTCATGCGCCAAAAACAAAAAAAGAAAGCCAGCTATTAAATCGTAAAATGCAGATGATTTTCCAAGATCCTTATGCGTCATTGAATCCACGTATGAAAGTATTGGATATAATAGCGGAAGGCTTAGACATTCACGGACTTGTTAAAGGAAAAACCGCTCGAAAACAGCGTGTAATCGAGTTGCTTGAAACGGTAGGCTTAAATCGAGAACATGCGGAGCGCTATCCACATGAGTTCTCAGGTGGTCAGCGTCAGCGGATCGGTATTGCGCGCGCACTTGCGGTAGAACCTGAATTTATCATTGCAGATGAGCCGATTTCGGCACTCGACGTTTCGATTCAAGCGCAAGTAGTAAACTTATTGAAAGAGCTACAAGAAGAGAATGGCTTGACTTATTTATTTATTGCGCATGACTTATCGATGGTAAAGTATATATCTGACCGTATCGGTGTGATGTATTTTGGGAAATTGGTAGAAATGGCACCCGCGGATGAATTGTATCGTAACCCGATGCATGCTTATACGAAGTCCTTATTATCAGCTATTCCACTGCCGGATCCTATTTACGAACGGACACGTGTGCGAAAACCTTATAGTCCAAATGAACATAATTATGGTCTGGATGATAAAGTTGAATTTAGAGAGATTGCACCTGAGCATTTTGTGTTATGTTCTGAGAAGGAGTTTGTTCAGATGCAAGCAACACGTGTAAATTGA
- a CDS encoding ABC transporter ATP-binding protein, whose product MTKILEVKDLELSFHTFAGEVKAIRGVNFDLNKGETLAIVGESGSGKSVTTKSIMRLLPQSSADYKNGEILYDGRDLTKISEKEMQKIRGKDISMIFQDPMTSLNPTMTIGKQIMEPILKHQKVSKSEARKKAVEILNLVGIPNAENRYKMYPHQFSGGQRQRIVIAIALACNPKILIADEPTTALDVTIQAQILELMKEIQKKIDTSIIFITHDLGVVANVADRVAVMYGGKIVEIGTVDEIFYNPQHPYTWGLLSSMPSMDLDDQKLYAIPGTPPDLLNPPVGDAFALRSEYALQIDMERQPPFFKVSDTHYAATWLLHPQAPQVEPPALIIERMKTFPGSRYYVEETGGTM is encoded by the coding sequence TTGACAAAAATTTTAGAAGTTAAAGATCTTGAGCTTTCCTTCCACACGTTTGCAGGGGAAGTTAAAGCCATCCGCGGTGTGAATTTTGATTTGAATAAAGGAGAAACATTGGCTATTGTAGGTGAGTCAGGATCGGGTAAGTCGGTAACGACAAAATCCATCATGCGACTATTGCCACAATCTAGTGCAGATTATAAAAATGGTGAAATTTTATATGATGGACGAGATTTGACCAAAATTTCCGAAAAAGAAATGCAGAAAATTCGTGGAAAAGATATTTCAATGATTTTCCAAGATCCAATGACTTCATTAAACCCGACGATGACGATAGGTAAACAGATCATGGAACCTATTCTAAAGCATCAGAAAGTAAGTAAATCAGAAGCACGCAAAAAAGCGGTTGAAATATTGAATTTAGTAGGTATCCCAAACGCTGAGAATCGTTATAAAATGTATCCACACCAATTTTCGGGTGGGCAACGGCAACGAATTGTTATTGCAATTGCTCTTGCGTGTAATCCGAAGATACTTATTGCAGATGAGCCGACAACTGCATTGGATGTAACGATTCAAGCACAAATTTTAGAACTTATGAAAGAAATTCAGAAAAAAATCGATACGTCTATCATTTTCATCACGCATGACCTTGGCGTAGTTGCCAACGTAGCAGATCGTGTTGCGGTAATGTATGGGGGCAAAATTGTGGAGATCGGTACGGTAGATGAAATTTTCTATAATCCACAACATCCATACACATGGGGTTTGTTAAGCTCTATGCCATCCATGGATTTAGATGATCAAAAATTGTATGCTATTCCAGGAACTCCGCCAGATTTATTGAACCCACCTGTTGGCGATGCGTTCGCATTGCGTAGTGAGTACGCATTACAGATTGATATGGAACGTCAACCTCCATTTTTCAAAGTGAGCGATACACATTATGCGGCGACTTGGTTACTTCACCCACAAGCACCACAAGTGGAACCGCCTGCTTTAATTATTGAGCGAATGAAAACATTTCCTGGTAGCCGATATTACGTTGAAGAAACGGGAGGGACTATGTAA
- the opp3C gene encoding oligopeptide ABC transporter permease, whose amino-acid sequence MRNEFETKQLPQEDFERITIDSHEAERIEKKSLSFWQDAWLRLRKNGAAIVSMVVLVLLVLMALIGPLLNGHAGDAQNLRHANLPPKIPGIEQMGIFDGVGNLAGKKVDLYEMKKVDDYYWFGTDGLGRDLFTRLWEGTQVSLFIAFVAAAIDLVIGVIYGLVSGYFGGRTDDIMQRIVEVLIGIPTLVVVILMIMIMKPGITAIIVAITITGWIGMSRIVRAQTLKFKSQEFVLASRTLGSKDGKIITKHLLPNMLGIIIINTMFTIPNAIFFEAFLSFIGIGLQPPAASLGTLINDGYKVMEHQPYVLLFPAVVISILMIAFNLIGDGLRDALDPKMKD is encoded by the coding sequence ATGCGAAATGAATTTGAAACAAAACAATTACCTCAAGAAGACTTTGAACGAATTACGATTGACAGCCATGAAGCAGAACGTATTGAAAAGAAGAGTTTAAGTTTTTGGCAAGATGCTTGGCTTCGCCTACGAAAAAATGGGGCAGCGATTGTAAGTATGGTAGTTCTTGTGTTGCTAGTCCTAATGGCGCTAATTGGTCCTCTTTTGAATGGACATGCAGGAGACGCACAAAACTTGCGACATGCCAATTTGCCACCAAAGATTCCTGGAATTGAACAAATGGGAATATTTGACGGTGTCGGAAATTTAGCTGGAAAAAAAGTCGATTTATATGAAATGAAAAAGGTAGATGACTATTATTGGTTCGGAACTGATGGGCTGGGCCGTGATTTGTTTACTAGGTTATGGGAAGGTACACAAGTTTCACTATTTATCGCATTTGTCGCAGCGGCGATTGATTTGGTCATTGGTGTCATCTATGGATTAGTTTCTGGTTACTTTGGCGGCCGAACGGATGACATTATGCAACGTATTGTCGAAGTTCTTATCGGGATTCCTACATTAGTAGTAGTAATCTTGATGATCATGATTATGAAACCCGGTATAACAGCGATTATCGTTGCCATTACAATTACCGGTTGGATAGGGATGTCACGAATTGTGCGAGCACAAACTTTGAAGTTTAAATCACAAGAATTCGTACTCGCTTCACGAACACTAGGATCTAAAGATGGTAAAATCATTACAAAACACTTATTGCCTAATATGCTTGGGATTATTATTATCAATACGATGTTTACGATTCCGAATGCTATTTTCTTTGAAGCATTTCTAAGCTTTATCGGAATTGGGCTTCAACCACCAGCTGCATCACTTGGTACATTGATAAACGATGGATATAAGGTCATGGAACACCAACCATATGTCTTGCTGTTCCCGGCAGTCGTCATTAGTATTTTAATGATTGCCTTTAACTTGATAGGTGATGGATTACGTGATGCACTTGACCCGAAGATGAAAGATTAA
- the opp3b gene encoding oligopeptide ABC transporter permease: protein MVKYIGKRIVYMFITLFLIATASFFLMQTLPGSPIASYSKLNDTQKAIVEKKYGIDKPKPVQYAIYMKNLAKGDLGTSFAFKGKSVNDLLASRLKPSLILGAQAMVFGTLVGILLGMLAALKQNTFWDYGSTFFAILGISIPSFVFASLLQYWIASEWHLLPVGLWNDGWKSSVLPSLALAMGPLALSARFIRTEMIEVLSSDYITLAKAKGANGFEIAFKHAFRNALIPLITVLGPLAAGLVTGSLVVEKIFAIPGIGEQFVSSIMVNDHATIMGTTLLFSIFLIVVIFIVDILYGVIDPRIRLSGGKG, encoded by the coding sequence GTGGTTAAGTATATTGGAAAACGCATAGTTTATATGTTTATCACGCTATTTTTAATTGCGACTGCTTCTTTTTTCCTTATGCAAACATTGCCGGGATCTCCAATCGCATCTTACAGTAAACTGAATGATACACAAAAAGCGATTGTTGAGAAGAAATATGGGATTGATAAGCCGAAGCCCGTTCAGTACGCAATTTATATGAAGAACTTGGCGAAGGGCGATTTAGGAACATCATTTGCTTTTAAAGGGAAAAGCGTGAATGATTTATTAGCCTCACGTTTGAAACCTTCATTAATCTTGGGAGCGCAAGCGATGGTCTTTGGGACTCTCGTTGGAATCTTGTTAGGTATGCTTGCTGCATTGAAGCAAAATACGTTTTGGGATTATGGGAGTACGTTTTTTGCGATACTCGGTATATCTATTCCATCCTTTGTATTTGCTTCTTTGCTACAGTATTGGATTGCATCTGAATGGCATCTGTTACCGGTTGGACTGTGGAATGACGGTTGGAAATCAAGTGTCCTGCCATCGCTTGCACTCGCAATGGGGCCACTTGCCCTATCCGCGCGTTTCATACGGACTGAGATGATTGAAGTATTAAGTTCAGATTATATTACATTAGCAAAAGCAAAAGGTGCAAACGGTTTTGAGATAGCGTTTAAACACGCATTTAGAAATGCATTGATTCCACTAATTACTGTTCTTGGACCACTAGCAGCAGGACTAGTGACAGGTTCACTAGTGGTAGAGAAAATTTTCGCGATTCCTGGAATTGGTGAGCAGTTCGTTTCTTCTATCATGGTAAATGATCATGCGACAATTATGGGTACGACGTTATTATTCTCAATATTTTTGATCGTTGTTATTTTTATTGTGGATATTTTGTACGGAGTCATTGACCCACGTATCCGCTTGTCTGGAGGTAAGGGATAA
- a CDS encoding peptide ABC transporter substrate-binding protein, with the protein MKSKKWALLMALTLVLSMFLAACGSKKEEDKPATDGDKEDDQATEQTHGKDEDGEPDAEQVLYLAESAAIPSVDSSIVEDAVGFNVLNNINEGLYRLNQENIAEPAMAAEEAEVSEDGLTYTFKLRDAKWADDTPVTANDFVYAWQRAIDPATGSPYGPFMMSGVVKNATEISEEKMEVSELGVKALDEKTFEVTLERPVPYFLSLMSFGTFYPLKEEFVTSKGDAYATNSDGLLSNGPFILTDWDGTGDSWSFKKNEHYWDVDSVKLDEIHVNVVKESATAVKLYQDGKLDRAGVSGDLAQQYIDDPEAVIQPETSVFYFKFNQERDGEKTPLANENIRKAIAKAFEKQDMADVVLANGSLPANFLVPTNFAFDENEKDFRDLSGDHLLYNVEEAQEHWEKGLEELGVDSLNLEILGGDTELSKKMDEYFKAQLEGNLEGLSISLKEVPFAVRLELDGNQDYDIQVSGWGPDFQDPISFLDLFVTDGTNNLMSYSNPEYDKLIADSKGELALDPEARYEAFAKAEKILLEDDAAIAPIYQRGLIFLHKPYFKGLVDHPFGADYTYKWAYISGKK; encoded by the coding sequence TTGAAAAGTAAAAAATGGGCTTTACTTATGGCGCTGACGTTAGTGCTAAGCATGTTCCTAGCTGCTTGTGGTAGCAAAAAAGAAGAAGACAAGCCTGCAACAGATGGGGATAAAGAAGATGATCAGGCGACTGAACAAACTCATGGAAAAGACGAAGATGGGGAGCCGGACGCAGAACAAGTACTGTATTTAGCTGAATCTGCTGCGATTCCATCCGTTGATTCATCTATTGTTGAGGACGCTGTAGGATTCAACGTACTAAACAACATTAACGAAGGATTGTACCGTTTAAACCAAGAAAACATTGCAGAACCAGCTATGGCTGCTGAAGAGGCAGAGGTAAGTGAAGATGGACTTACTTACACATTCAAACTGCGTGATGCTAAATGGGCTGATGATACACCAGTTACAGCTAACGATTTCGTTTATGCATGGCAACGTGCGATCGACCCGGCAACTGGTTCACCATATGGACCATTCATGATGTCAGGTGTTGTAAAAAATGCAACAGAGATTTCTGAAGAGAAAATGGAAGTATCTGAGCTAGGTGTTAAAGCGCTGGATGAAAAGACGTTTGAAGTTACACTTGAACGTCCAGTACCTTATTTCTTATCACTTATGTCATTCGGAACATTCTATCCACTAAAAGAGGAGTTTGTAACATCTAAAGGTGATGCGTATGCAACGAACTCTGATGGACTTCTATCTAATGGTCCATTCATTCTGACTGACTGGGATGGAACTGGCGATAGCTGGTCATTTAAAAAGAATGAACATTATTGGGATGTCGACAGTGTGAAATTAGATGAAATTCACGTAAACGTAGTAAAAGAATCTGCTACAGCAGTGAAACTTTATCAAGATGGTAAATTAGATCGCGCAGGAGTTTCTGGAGATCTTGCACAGCAGTATATTGATGATCCGGAAGCAGTTATCCAACCGGAAACATCTGTATTCTACTTCAAGTTTAACCAAGAGCGTGACGGAGAAAAGACGCCATTAGCGAACGAAAACATTCGTAAAGCGATTGCAAAAGCTTTTGAAAAGCAAGATATGGCTGATGTAGTACTTGCTAACGGTTCTTTACCAGCAAACTTCTTAGTACCAACAAACTTCGCATTTGATGAAAATGAAAAAGACTTCCGTGATCTAAGCGGCGACCACTTATTGTATAACGTGGAAGAAGCACAAGAACATTGGGAAAAAGGTTTAGAAGAACTCGGAGTGGATTCTTTGAACTTAGAGATCCTTGGTGGAGACACTGAACTATCTAAAAAGATGGACGAGTACTTTAAAGCGCAATTAGAAGGGAATTTAGAAGGACTTTCTATTTCATTGAAAGAAGTACCATTCGCAGTACGTCTTGAATTAGACGGTAACCAAGATTATGATATTCAAGTTTCTGGATGGGGCCCTGACTTCCAAGACCCGATTTCATTCCTAGATTTGTTCGTAACAGATGGAACAAACAACTTGATGTCTTACTCTAACCCAGAGTATGATAAGTTAATCGCAGATTCAAAGGGAGAATTGGCTCTTGATCCTGAAGCTCGATATGAAGCGTTTGCAAAAGCTGAGAAAATCTTGCTTGAAGATGATGCAGCGATTGCACCTATTTATCAGCGCGGATTGATTTTCTTGCATAAGCCATACTTTAAAGGATTAGTAGATCATCCATTTGGAGCAGACTACACGTACAAGTGGGCTTATATTTCCGGTAAGAAGTAA
- a CDS encoding DUF3899 domain-containing protein → MKSNSIVFSLSQFIIIISIYVLYGKFTLLGYINVSFFISAILLFIGGTIYIIRTGSFDFFATSMRKVFVRKGQQEAIESMRKPSETFSANPAWFFIAGIPTFVLMLVALTWYYM, encoded by the coding sequence ATGAAATCTAATAGTATTGTATTTTCTCTCTCTCAATTCATAATCATTATTTCTATCTATGTACTATATGGAAAATTCACACTACTCGGATATATCAATGTATCTTTTTTTATCAGCGCTATTTTGCTTTTCATCGGAGGAACAATCTATATTATACGCACTGGTTCTTTTGACTTCTTCGCAACGAGTATGCGTAAAGTGTTCGTACGTAAAGGACAGCAAGAAGCTATCGAATCCATGCGCAAACCTTCGGAAACATTTTCAGCGAATCCTGCTTGGTTTTTCATAGCAGGTATCCCGACATTCGTACTGATGTTAGTCGCCTTGACATGGTATTATATGTAA
- a CDS encoding YusW family protein: protein MKQTFVVIVSVMTIGLAGCGSDEPVEVPTPSAPIEQPVDTNTSADTSASEQPSISTDTMKVDMDQLSFKEIKVEVSYGKDREYEAEIEQDDNEPFEAKIEDEVNGVYLQGQEAFNDLYPRAEQLQLTKDSTKEETIEQVLQAFDLESSYEKFEVEIRFHDGSKLDVEDRK, encoded by the coding sequence GTGAAGCAAACATTTGTAGTGATTGTGTCAGTGATGACGATTGGACTAGCAGGTTGTGGCAGTGACGAGCCTGTAGAGGTACCTACACCGTCAGCACCAATCGAGCAACCTGTGGATACAAATACGTCAGCAGACACTTCGGCATCAGAGCAACCTAGTATATCGACAGATACTATGAAGGTGGATATGGATCAACTTTCGTTTAAGGAAATTAAGGTTGAAGTTTCGTATGGCAAAGACCGTGAGTACGAAGCGGAGATTGAGCAGGATGATAATGAGCCATTTGAAGCGAAAATAGAAGACGAGGTAAATGGTGTGTACTTGCAAGGACAAGAAGCGTTTAATGATTTGTATCCGAGAGCAGAGCAACTGCAATTGACAAAAGATAGTACAAAAGAAGAGACGATTGAGCAAGTGTTACAAGCTTTTGATTTAGAATCTAGTTATGAGAAATTTGAAGTGGAGATTCGTTTTCATGATGGCAGTAAGTTAGATGTGGAAGACAGGAAATAA
- a CDS encoding catalase: protein MNNPKKLTAANAIDAIENVAHISPHLRRAHATGIAFDATFKSTGAAIPWTTAEHLQTGEVSAVVRFSHSSPSIEPSEILNPVKGMAVRFNLSNGNYTNLVMVNVPIFVSQTPEAFIRLIRSFDKKSSSWSERIDSLLHDVHYKAFATILKKLKPLKNFETLHYYGIHSYIFVNTSKQTQAVRFEWQPLPSNDSSVPASSIENELIKKVEKQAVQFRLLVQLAEYGDPIDDPTKAWPDDRKKIEAGILTLTSLRPDNAENIVFDPTITTEGLECSNDPVLLFRSAAYKESAKRRGAMK, encoded by the coding sequence ATGAATAATCCTAAGAAATTGACGGCAGCAAATGCGATCGACGCTATTGAAAACGTTGCACATATATCACCTCATCTTAGACGTGCACACGCTACCGGAATTGCTTTTGACGCGACATTCAAATCTACTGGTGCTGCTATTCCGTGGACAACTGCAGAGCATTTACAAACGGGGGAAGTTTCGGCTGTCGTACGTTTTTCACATAGTTCCCCGAGTATAGAACCAAGTGAAATATTAAATCCCGTAAAAGGAATGGCCGTCCGTTTCAATTTGTCTAACGGAAATTATACAAATCTAGTCATGGTAAATGTACCGATTTTCGTAAGCCAGACTCCGGAGGCGTTTATTCGATTAATTAGGTCTTTTGATAAAAAGTCGAGCTCTTGGAGTGAACGGATAGACTCCTTATTGCATGACGTTCATTACAAAGCTTTCGCTACCATCCTGAAGAAATTGAAACCTTTGAAAAACTTTGAAACTCTTCACTATTACGGCATACATTCTTACATATTTGTAAACACAAGCAAACAAACACAAGCAGTGCGCTTTGAATGGCAACCTCTACCTTCTAACGATAGCTCAGTTCCTGCATCATCTATAGAAAACGAGTTAATTAAGAAAGTCGAGAAACAAGCAGTTCAATTTCGATTACTTGTGCAATTGGCAGAATACGGTGACCCCATCGACGATCCAACGAAGGCATGGCCAGACGATCGCAAAAAAATTGAAGCGGGTATACTGACATTGACTTCCCTCCGTCCGGACAATGCCGAAAATATAGTATTCGACCCTACGATTACTACAGAAGGATTGGAATGTAGCAATGATCCTGTACTGCTCTTTCGTTCAGCTGCCTATAAAGAATCCGCAAAACGGCGGGGAGCGATGAAATAA